The genomic window GCAGCTCGTTGCGCCTTTTCTACCTCTACTTCTAACTCACCGAGCTGCTGGCGATACAAATCGCGATTCGCACGCAGCGCGTGCACCTCGTTGTGCGCCTCCTGCATTTCGGAGGTGAGATTCTGCAGGCGCACTTGCGAAGAGTGCAGGTCGTGCTGCAGATCCTTACGCGTAGTCGGATCCGTGGCGGCGCCAAGTTGGCGGCGGTCATCGTCAAGACGGCGGCGAAGCTTGCGCTCGTCTTCTTGAATGCGACGGATCTCCAACTCCATATCGTCCACGGCTAATTGCGCCGAGGCTGAGGCATCGCGCGTACGTCCCAGCTTCTTGCGAAGCTTCGCTAATTCCTTCGCTTCTTCACTAGCCTCCGGCTGCAGCCCAACGTCACCATTGCGCTCCAACGTGGCAATTTCTAACAATTTTTCCTGAAGGGGGAGTTCGAGTTGCATGTGGTTGCTCCTAAGTTTTTCTAGCGTTGTGGGTGCTTGGAAAGAGTCCAAGGGTCGGTTCTGATGTGTAGCACTTTGGTGTCGATGTGGCGCAGTGATTGTTGCACGATTC from Corynebacterium gerontici includes these protein-coding regions:
- a CDS encoding zinc ribbon domain-containing protein translates to MQLELPLQEKLLEIATLERNGDVGLQPEASEEAKELAKLRKKLGRTRDASASAQLAVDDMELEIRRIQEDERKLRRRLDDDRRQLGAATDPTTRKDLQHDLHSSQVRLQNLTSEMQEAHNEVHALRANRDLYRQQLGELEVEVEKAQRAADAVPLDTTVEDARGRVEKLKGELPADILAAYEERRSENGIGAAKFNGRSCGGCHIMLPVAEASRIRQAPATEVPECGECGSYLIRGRA